In the genome of Fusarium poae strain DAOMC 252244 chromosome 1, whole genome shotgun sequence, the window TGAAGAACCTCGGCCTGGCGCTTGTATTGAAGTGAAGACTTCTCTTCATTTTCTAAACGCTTCTGGAGGTCCTCTACGGCGGCAGCAGCTTCGGCTCGCGCATCTGAATCGGAGGCGCTGAGAGTATCTCTCCGGGCAATAGCGGCACGAGCAGATACAGGTGCGTTGGTTCGTAGCGATCGAGTTCGGGAATGGCCGTTGCTGGTAGGAGTAGTTGATCGGGAGCCAGGACGCGGTGAGGGAGAAGGGCTtgctgaggaagaagaatcgGTTTGAGATACTCGGCCAACACCACCCGCCGGGGGTTTCTTTGTAGCGGCAGACATGCTGAATATGAATTTGGGGTTGGTTGGGTTGTGTTGGGTCGTATGGTTTTAGCGACGGAACGTAGGAACAGTTGGCGGTGTCTCAAGAATATGAGAGCAACACCAGGACATTCGCCGTCGGGGTATAGATATTGTGTGGTAAAAAGTTGTTGTAACGTCTGCTTCTTGGGttatgttgtgttgcacgtTCGCCCGGTGATCTGGAACGTGGAATGCACCCAACAAGAAGTGTCGGCACTGAAATAGGAGTGTCCTGTCTGTACCGTTACCAAATACGGTACAGTAACAACAGTCCGTCTGCGCCTCAGAAGGGACGTTGCTAAGGTACGGGGTGCCTAGGGGCCTGCCTCTCTAGCGTGTGGCGTTGGCGTCCAGAAGGTCGATATTTCTGGGGCAGCCTAGCCTGGATGCTGTTGAAACAAGCTATGCCGGCCCAGCAAATACTGTATTGGCGGTGAAGTCGATGTTTTGGAGGTGAGAAATTTGAGAGATAAGAGTGTGTAGAgatgaaagaagaaagaaaatttCATATTTGGGTTGCAGTCGGTAGATGAGGACAAAgaaattaagaataaattgAAGTTATGCAGGGACTCAAACTCAAACCTTTGTTAACCCTCGATCACAGCGCCCAAGCCACCTCAGCGAACTATTATGCTATACAGTTGATATGGACAATTCACTCATACTGTAACAGCCAATCTAAATCCGTGACACTGCTGACGTGTAGTGTCGAACAGGTAACGAGTGGCTGCTAAAATGGAACGGTTCTCTCAGGGGGGACATTCTTGTGGATTTTACGGATCTTTCCCCAGAAGCTGCTGTCACATTTGCTTTACTTGAACCTTGTGCCTACCAAGGTTTGTCTCCCGCTGAAGACAAGACCAGGCATTGATCAATGCATACTGTGCATGACCTCGGTTTTATATGTCCCATGAGGTCTGGAAATTGCGGTTCAAGCTTTGTTATGCTGGGATGGGAATTTTAAATGGGTATCGTGTGTTGTTTTGATAGTCTACTATGTAGTCAACTGGTTGCAAAATGAATAGTATACTCATTGTTTAAGCAGATTAAGAATAAGTACCAAAATATAGAAGCTACTTGTATTTCACATACGATTAATAACCATGGCGGAACTTTGTATTCATTCACTGCTGATCGCCGTTGAAGGGTTTAACTGGGGATTCAGAGAAAATGAATCCACTAATCTAAGATCGGATGGTCAAGGTTGAAACAAAATAAAGCTTGGTATAGTCTCGTATAATGACCGGAAGATTTGCTATTTCCTTCATCATGTCAGTCAACATGTAATTGTTCTCTATAGTCTGGTGTTGTTAGCTGTTGGGATATGTAACTAAGACATTCCTGACCTGTCGCTGTTCTGCTCTGGAGGAAATCAGTGTTTTCAGAACACAGCAATCTGGAAAAGCAGAAATACCTAACCTAGCAGACTGGCAGCAATATAACTATAGATCGTACTATTATCTACAGCCTTGGCACGAAGAGCTGAATGCTTTAATATGAATCTTGCATATGAACTGGACTGGGAAGCAACTACATCATGACACTCAATTACAGCAAATAGGACAATCGGTTTCGGGGAACAATGTTCATGAGCTTTATTTCTTTCATTGACTTGAACCGGCATACAGTACCAGGTCCAATTAAGCCCACGACACATAGGTCATGGGGAGAACTGCTATGCTTTGCATGGCACTACATGTTCTCACTAAGAGTCGTCGCTTTTCATCACCCTTGTTTGGTATATCCTCAAATGCCCTAGACCCATTTTACCCCGAAACGCCTTGAAAAACATTCTCTATCAACGAGACATTTAAGCCTGCTGGTCGCTGAGGATGTCGGAGTCACCAGCGTCGAGAATGGCCATGGTGGAGCATCGGAAGAGCTTACCGCAGGCGGTACCGAGCTCGATCTGTGGATTTACGAGTAAGCTTATGAACCCTCCAAAGTCGAGATGACTTCTTCTCTGGGTAGGCCGCAAGGACTAGAGAGTCCTTGAAGCCAAAGAAATGTTGTCAAGCAAGCATTTCCGAGAAGTGTCATCTTGCAGGAATCTGCAAGATGACAGTAGTTTTAGAAAAATTGTCACTTACGTTGTTGCCAGAGAAGTGGTGGATGGGGGCCTTGGACAACATGCTGTAGTACTCGAGCTCAGACTTGCGGAGAGGAGGAGTGTTGCCAGCAATGATGATGAGCTTGGCCTTGCCGGATCGGAGGCTCTTGAGGGTAGACTTGTAACCAAGAGTGACTGAAAATACCAATTAGCCAAATGTTCCTGCATCATGAATCTTGTGATTTTTCATGCATACCCTTTCCGGACTTCATAACAAGCGCCAACTTGGAGTTGATGCTGTTGGCatccttcttgctcttcttgacGGGGGCCATTTTGACTGATTGGGCGACTGGTTGGCGGCGACTTGTCGTTTGGTGATGGATTGCTGGAGTTGAATCAAAAAAAGATTCAAGTCAAAATGATTTTGAGGAAAGTGTGCCCCATGCCAGACCCACTTTCCTTGTGAGCCCTAATCGGGTGGGGCGGGTGGCGACTCCGGATTTCTAAGCGTTCACAGTTCAGAGATAGGCAGGCATTTGGGATCCCTCGCGAAACTCATCTTCCCTCCCACAACCAACTCCGCCCAGATCAATCAACAATCCGACAAAATGGCGCGCCGTCCCGCTCGTTGCTACCGATACTGCAAGAACAAGGTCCGTTTTATCGCATTCGACGTTTATGAGAAATATTGGAGGATTTCGGGTCTCTGGAAATTCCATGACGAAACTCTCCATGCTGCTCCTTTGCGGGGGCAGTTTCTCTGACTGCGACGAAATTACCCTTTGGCGATGACTTCAGTACTGACTTCACCTCTAGCCGTATCCCAAGTCTCGGTTCAACCGTGGTGTCCCCGACCCCAAGATCCGAATCTTCGATCTTGGCCGAAAGCGCGCCAACGTCGATGACTTCCCTCTCTGCATTCACCTCGTTTCCAACGAGTATGAGCAGCTGAGCTCTGAGGCTCTTGAGGCCGCCCGTATTTGCGCCAACAAGTACCTGGTCAAGAACACCGGTAAGGAGGGTTTCCACCTCCGAGTCCGTGCTCACCCTTTCCACGTCGTCCGTATCAACAAGATGTTGTCTTGTGCCGGTGCCGATAGACTGCAGACCGGTATGCGTGGTGCTTGGGGTAAGCCCAACGGCACTGTCGCCCGTGTCAACATTGGCCAGATTCTCATGAGCGTCCGCACTCGTGATGCTAGTATGTCAAAATCCGATTACCAATCCATCTTGAGTTATCTTACTAATCCACTCCCAGACCGTGCCATCGCTCTCGAGGCCCTCCGCCGATCTCAGTACAAGTTCCCTGGCCGACAAAAGATCATTGTCTCCAAGAACTGGGGCTTCACCCCTCTCCGACGTGAGGAGTACCTCGACAAGAAGGCTGCCGGCCGCGTCAAGGTCGACGGTGCTTACGTCCAG includes:
- the RPL30 gene encoding 60S ribosomal protein L30 (BUSCO:57128at5125); amino-acid sequence: MAPVKKSKKDANSINSKLALVMKSGKVTLGYKSTLKSLRSGKAKLIIIAGNTPPLRKSELEYYSMLSKAPIHHFSGNNIELGTACGKLFRCSTMAILDAGDSDILSDQQA